Proteins from a genomic interval of Nostoc sp. TCL240-02:
- the frr gene encoding ribosome recycling factor — translation MILADAKSKMQSSVESTQRAFNTIRTGRANSSLLDKVLVDYYGSPTPLKSLANISTPDASTILIQPYERNTLNIIEKAISLSDVGLTPSNDGSVIRLNIPPLTSDRRKEFVKMATKYAEEGRVAIRNIRRDAIDSIRKQEKASEISKDESKDQQDNLQKLTNEYTAKIDALLAEKEKDITTV, via the coding sequence GTGATATTAGCTGACGCTAAAAGTAAAATGCAAAGTTCTGTTGAATCAACTCAACGAGCTTTTAACACGATTCGCACTGGCCGCGCCAATTCGAGTTTATTAGATAAGGTATTAGTGGACTATTACGGTTCGCCTACACCCTTAAAATCACTGGCAAATATTAGCACGCCAGATGCTTCAACAATTCTGATTCAGCCCTACGAGCGCAACACCCTAAACATCATTGAGAAGGCGATTTCCCTCTCAGATGTGGGTTTAACCCCCAGCAACGATGGTTCTGTAATTCGGCTGAATATTCCGCCTTTGACAAGCGATCGCCGAAAAGAATTCGTCAAAATGGCTACCAAGTACGCTGAAGAGGGTCGTGTTGCTATTCGCAACATCCGCCGCGATGCCATAGACTCGATTCGCAAGCAGGAGAAAGCCTCTGAAATCTCCAAAGATGAATCCAAAGACCAACAAGACAACTTGCAAAAACTCACAAACGAGTATACAGCCAAAATAGACGCACTATTAGCAGAAAAAGAAAAAGATATTACGACTGTTTAA